The nucleotide window CGGCCGCAGGTGGCGCACATCGCCATCAAGGAGGCGGTGTTCCCGTTCGCCCGCTTCCCCGGCGTCGACACGGTGCTGGGGCCGGAGATGCGTTCCACCGGCGAGGTGATGGGCCTCGACACCGATTTCGGCGTCGCCTTCGCCAAGAGCCAGCTGGGCGGCGGCACCAAGGTGCCGAAGTCCGGCACCGTCTTCGTGTCGCTGAAGGAAGGCGACAAGGAACGCATCCTGCCCTCCATCAAGATGCTACTGGATATCGGCTTCAAGGTGATCGCCACCTCGGGCACCCAGCGCTTCCTGGAGGAGCATGGGGTGCCGTCGGCCAAGATCAACAAGGTGCTTGAAGGCCGTCCCCATATCGTGGACGCCATCAAGAACGGCGAGGTCCAGCTCGTCTTCAACACCACCGAGGGCGCCCAGGCCCTCGCCGACAGCCGGTCCCTGAGGCGAGCGGCCCTCTTGCAGAAAGTGCCGTATTACACCACGCTGTCGGGAGCCATTGCAGCGGCGCAGGGGATCAAGGCCTATGCAGGCGGAGATCTCAAGGTGCGCCCGTTGCAGGACTATTTCGAAGCCGGCGGGCAAGAGGCGCGGGGCAAGGCCTCCGTCGCCTGATTCTGCGTCCGCTGGGTGCGGCGCACGTGGGCCCGGGTTTGTCCCTGGGCTTTTTGCCTCCACGGGCGTTTTCGACGTGCCTGCCCAGCGCATTCGCGTCGGGCAGGTGGAGCCTTCGCCGCCGTGCGGCTCCCTAGGGAGTTTTCCGCCGGGCGGGGGCAGCCGCCGCAACCGTGGGCCAACGCCGCACGGTGCGGCTTTCTTTTCTAGCGCCGGAGGCGCCCCCTCCAGGGGTGTCCGGCGCAGTGACCTGTTTCAGGAGGTCTGAAGAAGGACCCATGGAGAAGATTCCCATGACGGCGGCGGGCTACGCCGCCCTCGCGCAAGAGTTGAAGCAGCGCCAGCAGGTGGAGCGTCCGCGCATCATCAGCGCCATCTCCGAGGCCCGCGCCCATGGCGACCTCTCCGAGAATGCGGAATATCACGCTGCCAAGGAGCAGCAGTCGCTGAATGAGGGGCGGGTCGCCGATCTCGAGGACAAGCTGTCCCGGGCCGAGGTGATCGACGTGTCCAAGCTGTCGGGCGACATCGTGAAGTTCGGCGCCACCGTGACCCTCGTGGACGAGGACACGGAGGAGGAGAAGGTCTGGCAGATCGTCGGCGACAGCGAAGCCGACGCCAAGGCGGGTCGCATCTCCATCTCCTCGCCCGTGGCTCGCGCGCTCATCGGCAAGAAGAAGGGCGCCTCGGTGGAGGTGGTCACGCCCAAGGGCGCGCGCTCCTTCGAGATCGTGGCGGTGCGCTGGGCCTGAGCCGTATTCTCCTCACACCCTCTCCCGCACGCGGGGGAGGGGCTGCGGGCGGCTTCAGGACACGTCGTCTCACGCCCCCCGGATCTCGCCCCCCTGGATCACGCGCCTTTGGGCAGGCCGGCTTCCAGCGGCACCACCGGGGCGTTCTTGGACTGCTTCAGGGTGAGGGCGGTCTTCACGTTGCGCACGTTGGGCGCGGCGGTGATGTCCAGCACCAGGTTCTGGAAGCTGCGCAGGTCCGGGGTCACGCACAGCATCAGGAAATCCACGTCGCCGGAGAGCATCCAGGCGCTGCGCACCTGCGGCCATTGGGCGATCATCTCCTGGAAGGCGTCGAGGTCCACCTCGGCCTGGCTGATGAGATGCACCATGGCGAAGGCCATGAGGTCATAGCCAAGGCTCTTTTCGTCGAGCAGCGCGCGGTAGCCCTCGATGATGCCGGCCTCTTCCAGCGCGCGCACCCGGCGCAGGCAGGGCGGCGCGGAAATGCCGACGCGGCGGGACAGCTCCACATTGGTCATGCGCCCATCCCGTTGCAGTTCGTCGAGGATTTTCCAGTCGACTGCATCAAGGCGAACGGTCAAGGCACAACTCCCTACGGCAACGTCACGGCACCTTAGTGCGCGCTTGTGGCAACGCAACGAAATAATCTTGCGCCACTGTCGCGGTCCAAAGCGTCGCAGCGGGCGCCGCCCCTTGTCGGCGAATGCTGTGTTGGCGCGCCTTCCGTCCTGCGGCGCGGTGCGGGGCGCCCTGTGGATGCTTCGCCCAGCCTTGTGAGCTTGGGGGGCAGCCCCTACATTCGAGCATAGCTCACGCTGCGGCCGGGAGCGCCGGCCCCCGCGGCCGTCGCCGCTCCACATCCTGCCGCGGCACCGCACGGATTTCGGGGACACTCATGACTGCCCACACCGTCAAAGTCGTCATCATCGGCTCGGGGCCGGCTGGCTACACCGCGGCCATCTACGCAGCGCGTGCAATGCTGGAGCCGGTGCTGTTCGAGGGCATCCAGCCCGGCGGCCAGCTCACCATCACCACGGATGTGGAGAATTATCCCGGCTTCGCCGACCCCATCCAAGGGCCGTGGCTGATGGAGCAGATGCGTGCGCAGGCCGAGCACGTGGGCACCAAGATCGTCACCGACCATGTGGCGAGCCTCGACCTGTCGCACCGGCCGTTCCGCATGGTGACCGAATCGGGCGACACCTATGTGGCGGATGTGGTGATCCTGGCCACCGGCGCCCAGGCGCGCTGGCTTGGGCTCGAATCGGAGGCGGCCTACCGCGGCTCCGGCGTGTCCGCCTGCGCCACCTGCGACGGCTTCTTCTATCGCGGCAAGGACGTGGTGGTGGTTGGCGGCGGCAACACGGCAGTGGAAGAGGCGCTGTTCCTCACCAATTTCGCCTCCAACGTCACCGTCGTGCATCGCCGCGACAGCTTCCGCTCGGAGAAGATCCTGCAGGAACGGCTGTTCGCCCATCCCAAGGTGAAGGTGGTGTGGAACGCGGAGCTGGCCGAGGTGGTGGGCCAGGACGACCCCTTCACCAAGGTCACAGGCGCGAAACTGCGTGACGTGCGCACCGGAGTCCTCACCGAGCTACCCGCTGACGGCATATTTATCGCAATTGGCCATGCGCCTGCCACAGAGCTGGTAAAAGACCAGCTGAAGCTCAAGGAGAGCGGCTATGTCTGGACCGCGCCCGATTCGACGGCAACGTCGGTGCCGGGCGTGTTCGCGGCCGGCGACGTGGCGGACGACGTCTATCGTCAGGCCGTCACCGCCGCGGGCCGGGGCTGCATGGCCGCTCTCGAGGCGGAGCGCTTCCTGGCCCACCAGGGCGTGGCGAAGGCGGCGGAATAACCCGTCGCTCGCCCGCGCCGGCGTCCGGCGGCGATCCTGTTTGGCGGGAAGGGTCGGCTGGCCGGGGTGGGTCCTCGGATTGTCCGTTCTTCCGCATTGAACCGATTGAATAGAGTACGTCGTCCGGCCCCTCGATGAGCCGGCGACGCGGGGGCCGGACCAGAGCCGGGCGGGCCGCTAAGCGAGCCACCCAACGGGCGCGATCCGTCCCCTTGAAGGGTGAGTGGGCGATTCTGCGTTCAGAAGGACGCCGGCGCGCTCCAAAGGGGCTCGGGCCTGATGGATTGGGACAAGCTTAAGGTCTTCCACGTCGCCGCCGAAGCGGGTTCGTTTACCCATGCGGGCGAGACGCTCGGCCTCTCCCAGTCGGCCGTGAGCCGGCAAGTCTCAGCCCTGGAGACGGAGCTGAAGGTTCCGCTGTTCCATCGCCATGCGCGTGGCCTCATCCTCACCGAGCAGGGCGAGCTGCTGTATCGCACCGCCCACGAGGTGTTCCTGAAGCTGGAATCGGCGCGCGCCCAGCTTACCGACAGCCGCGAGAAGCCCAACGGTGAATTGCGCGTCACCACCACGGTGGGGCTCGGCACCCATTGGCTGACGGCGCGGGTGGGTGAGTTTGTGGAGCTGTTCCCGGACATCCGCATCCAGCTCATCCTCACCGACGAGGAGCTGGATCTCGCCATGCGCGAGGCGGACGTGGCCATCCGCATGCGCCAGCCGGTGCAGCCGGATCTGGTGCAGCGCCGGCTGTTCACGGTGCATTTCCATGCCTACGCGTCGGCCGATTATCTCAAGCGGCATGGCCATCCCCGCTCCATCGATGAGCTGGACAAGCACCGCATCCTATTGCTCGGCGGGCCGATCCCGCCCTATTTCCAGGGGCTGAACTGGCTCGAGCATGCCGGGCGCGACGGCTCGACGCCCCGTGTGCCGGCCTTCGAGGTCAACAGCGTGCTGGGCCTGAAGCGGGCGGTGGAGCGCGGCGTGGGCATCGGCACGCTGCCCGACTACCTATCGGATGATGCCTCGTCGCTGGTGCAGCTGTTCACCGACCGCGAGACGCCCAAACTTGAGGCATACTTTACCTATGCGCAAGAAATGCGCTCCGTGGCTCGGATTCAGGTCTTCCGAGACTTCCTGATCTCCAAGGCGCAGCGGTGGAATTACTGATTTATGACGAGTAATGGTATTATGCTAACGATAGCGTATGCCAGCCAAGCGCTGGGCACATGCCTGATATGCAGCCATTCTCCGTTGCAAACTGCCTAAGAGGCGGGCATCTTGGCTCTGCGCTGATTGCACCTTGTGCGGTGCCTCAGCTGTTCCCCTCTGGAAGGTTCGCCGCACTGCGGCGATACTTGCCGGGTCCCTCATCGGACCCGGCATTTTTCTTTTCCGGGCACCTTTTCCCGCCTGTCCCGTTGTTACGCTTGACGCCTATATTCAGGCTGTCGGCCCTCTCTTTCTGACGACGGGAAATTCAAACATGGCACTTCTGAAGCGCGGACTCTCCGGCGAGCCGGTGAAAATCCTTCAGGCCAAGCTCGGCGTCGCCGCCGACGGCAAGTTCGGCCCGGGAACGGAAGAGGCCTTGAAGGCCTATCAGACGCAGCACGGTCTCGCCGCGGACGGCATCGCCGGGCCCGACACCTTCGCCGCCCTCGGCCTGCCTGAGCTGATCCTGCTCACTCAGGGCAGCAAGGGCGAGACGGTGAAGAAGCTCCAGACCGCCCTTGGCATCACCGCCGACGGTGCCTATGGCCCGGGCACGGCCAAGGCGGTGGAGGCCTTCCAGGCCAAGAACGGGTTGGAGGCCGACGGCATGGCTGGCCCGGTAACCCTTTCCAAG belongs to Xanthobacter autotrophicus Py2 and includes:
- a CDS encoding putative transcriptional regulator, AsnC family (PFAM: regulatory protein AsnC/Lrp family~KEGG: rpb:RPB_1513 transcriptional regulator, AsnC family), whose product is MRCHKRALRCRDVAVGSCALTVRLDAVDWKILDELQRDGRMTNVELSRRVGISAPPCLRRVRALEEAGIIEGYRALLDEKSLGYDLMAFAMVHLISQAEVDLDAFQEMIAQWPQVRSAWMLSGDVDFLMLCVTPDLRSFQNLVLDITAAPNVRNVKTALTLKQSKNAPVVPLEAGLPKGA
- a CDS encoding thioredoxin reductase (TIGRFAM: thioredoxin reductase~PFAM: FAD-dependent pyridine nucleotide-disulphide oxidoreductase~KEGG: rpb:RPB_1512 thioredoxin reductase) is translated as MTAHTVKVVIIGSGPAGYTAAIYAARAMLEPVLFEGIQPGGQLTITTDVENYPGFADPIQGPWLMEQMRAQAEHVGTKIVTDHVASLDLSHRPFRMVTESGDTYVADVVILATGAQARWLGLESEAAYRGSGVSACATCDGFFYRGKDVVVVGGGNTAVEEALFLTNFASNVTVVHRRDSFRSEKILQERLFAHPKVKVVWNAELAEVVGQDDPFTKVTGAKLRDVRTGVLTELPADGIFIAIGHAPATELVKDQLKLKESGYVWTAPDSTATSVPGVFAAGDVADDVYRQAVTAAGRGCMAALEAERFLAHQGVAKAAE
- a CDS encoding transcription elongation factor GreA (TIGRFAM: transcription elongation factor GreA~PFAM: transcription elongation factor GreA/GreB domain protein~KEGG: rpc:RPC_3836 GreA/GreB family elongation factor); the protein is MTCFRRSEEGPMEKIPMTAAGYAALAQELKQRQQVERPRIISAISEARAHGDLSENAEYHAAKEQQSLNEGRVADLEDKLSRAEVIDVSKLSGDIVKFGATVTLVDEDTEEEKVWQIVGDSEADAKAGRISISSPVARALIGKKKGASVEVVTPKGARSFEIVAVRWA
- a CDS encoding transcriptional regulator, LysR family (PFAM: regulatory protein LysR; LysR substrate-binding~KEGG: rpc:RPC_3839 transcriptional regulator, LysR family); this encodes MDWDKLKVFHVAAEAGSFTHAGETLGLSQSAVSRQVSALETELKVPLFHRHARGLILTEQGELLYRTAHEVFLKLESARAQLTDSREKPNGELRVTTTVGLGTHWLTARVGEFVELFPDIRIQLILTDEELDLAMREADVAIRMRQPVQPDLVQRRLFTVHFHAYASADYLKRHGHPRSIDELDKHRILLLGGPIPPYFQGLNWLEHAGRDGSTPRVPAFEVNSVLGLKRAVERGVGIGTLPDYLSDDASSLVQLFTDRETPKLEAYFTYAQEMRSVARIQVFRDFLISKAQRWNY
- a CDS encoding Peptidoglycan-binding domain 1 protein (PFAM: Peptidoglycan-binding domain 1 protein~KEGG: mxa:MXAN_0560 penicillin-resistant dd-carboxypeptidase) — protein: MALLKRGLSGEPVKILQAKLGVAADGKFGPGTEEALKAYQTQHGLAADGIAGPDTFAALGLPELILLTQGSKGETVKKLQTALGITADGAYGPGTAKAVEAFQAKNGLEADGMAGPVTLSKIDVFASMVTPDAVAKSQAGTVSPGAKPAEASVAGAPKKSIWQSITEFFS